Within Protaetiibacter intestinalis, the genomic segment CTGCGGGGCGAGCTCGCGCTGCTGCGCGGCGACCTCGCGACGCTCCCCGGCATCCTGGAGTCGCTGCGACGTCTGCCGATCGACCCCGACGACGAGCAGTTCCGGATGCCGATCGCCCAGCTCGAGGTGGAGCTGCACCGTGTCGCACGCGACTTCGACGCGGCACGCCGGGAGGCGCTCGACGCGGTGGGGATGCCGGAGCACCACCCCGCGCTCACGCGCTACCTGTGGCCGGTGATCTGGGCGGGACTGCGCGCGGAGGCGGAGCGGGTCGCCGTGACGGGCGACGAACCCGACCCCGTGCTCGTCGCGCTCGCCGGGAGCCTCGCCACCCCGACGCCCCCGACGCTCGGCTACCGCGACCTCGCACTCGCCGAGCTGGCCGGCGTCGCGGATCCGGAGCCCTGGCGGGCGGCGGTCGCCGCCTGGCGCCGCGTCGGCTGGCCGTGGCAGTTGGGCTACGCGCTGCTGCGGCTCGCGGAGGCGACTGCCGAGGCGGGCGAGCTGGACGCGGCGCGAGCGCCGCTGCTCGAGGCGCACGGGATCGCCGCATCGCTCGGGGCCGAGCCGCTCGCGACGGGCGCCCGGCGCCTCGCGCAGCGCACCCGGATCGTGCTCGCCGACCCGGATGCGGTGGCCGCGGCCGAGCAGGCCGACCCCCTGCAGCGCTACGGGCTGACCACCCGCGAGCGCGAGGTGCTCATGCTCGTGGCCGCGGGGCGGTCGAACCCGGAGATCGCCCGCGAGCTCTTCATCAGCGGCAAGACGGCGAGCACGCACGTGTCCAACATCCTGGCGAAGCTCGGGCTCGAGGGGCGGGTCGCGGCCGCGGGCCTCGTGCACCGCCTGGGGCTCGCCGATTGATCTTCAGATTCAGCTAGCTTTCAGGGAACATGCAGGATACAATGGCGGCATGAGCGACGGACCGAAGATCCTCATCGTCGACGACGAGCCCAACATCCGCGACCTCCTGACCACCAGCCTCCGCTTCGCCGGCTTCGCCGTGCGCGCGGTGAGCAACGGCGCGCAGGCCATCTCCGCGGTCCTCGACGAGGAGCCCGACCTCATCATCCTCGACGTCATGCTGCCCGACATGAACGGCTTCGGCGTCACGAAGCGGCTGCGGGCATCCGGCTACACGGCGCCCATCCTCTTCCTCACCGCGAAGGACGACACCGAGGACAAGATCACCGGCCTCACGGTCGGCGGCGACGACTACGTCACGAAGCCGTTCAGCCTCGACGAGATCGTCGCGCGCATCAAGGCGATCCTGCGCCGCACCATGCAGGACGAGGAGGACGCCATCATCCGCGCGGGCGAGCTCACGATGGACCAGGACACCCACGAGGTCACCGTGGGCGACGTCTCCGTCGAGCTCTCCCCCACCGAGTTCAAGCTGCTGCGCTACCTCATGCTCAACCCCAACCGGGTGCTGTCGAAGGCGCAGATCCTCGACCACGTGTGGGAGTACGACTTCAACGGCGACGCGGGCATCGTCGAGAGCTACATCTCCTACCTGCGCCGCAAGATCGACCAGCACTCGACCGAGCCGATGATCCAGACCAAGCGCGGCTTCGGCTACATGCTCAAGACCGCGAAGGCGTGACCGCGCGGGCTCGGGCGGTACGGATGCGAGGCGCCTGATGGCGAAGCTGCACGCCTCGTTCGAGCACTGGTGGAACGGGATCTCGCTCCGCACGAAGATCACCGGCGTCACCGTGCTGCTGTTGACCTTCGGCCTCGCCGTCGCCGGCATCGGCACCATGACGGTGCTGCGCACCTACCTGCTCGAGCAGGTGGATGCGAAGGCGACCTCCGGGTTCGTCGAGGCCCAGGCGATGCCGAGCTCGCAGCTCATCGAGTGCAACGTGCGCTACGAGCCCGACGGCTACCTCGTCGCGCTGCTCGACGCCGAGGGGCGTGAGATCTGCACCAACGTGCCCTCCGACATGCCGCAGCCCGACTTCACGGGCATGAACTTCGCGTGGAGCTACGCGCACGCCAACCTGCCGCCGTGGACCCTCACCGACACCAACGGCGAGCCCCGCTGGCAGGTCAAGTCCACGTTCGTCACCTTCGACGGCGGGGCCAGCTACACGACCGTCATCGTGGGCGTCGACCTCTCGGGCACCGACAACACGATCACCCGCTACGCGCTCATCTTCTTCCTCTTCGCGATCGCGGTCGTGCTGCTCGGCGCCGCCGTCACCCAGCTGCTCGTCACGAGCACCTTCGCACCGCTGCGCGACGTCGAGCG encodes:
- a CDS encoding response regulator transcription factor, whose amino-acid sequence is MSDGPKILIVDDEPNIRDLLTTSLRFAGFAVRAVSNGAQAISAVLDEEPDLIILDVMLPDMNGFGVTKRLRASGYTAPILFLTAKDDTEDKITGLTVGGDDYVTKPFSLDEIVARIKAILRRTMQDEEDAIIRAGELTMDQDTHEVTVGDVSVELSPTEFKLLRYLMLNPNRVLSKAQILDHVWEYDFNGDAGIVESYISYLRRKIDQHSTEPMIQTKRGFGYMLKTAKA